One window of the Acidimicrobiales bacterium genome contains the following:
- a CDS encoding SCP2 sterol-binding domain-containing protein has product MAKYPFLSPQWVEAAKTIREDYRGKVPLTAHVMRLNQVITEVPFGDGTINAHVDTTTGELEIELGHLEGPDLQVTLDYATAKAIFVEGNPQAGMQAFMAGKIKVEGDVTKLMAMQATPPDPGTLELAGRIKEITE; this is encoded by the coding sequence GTGGCCAAGTACCCGTTCCTCAGCCCCCAATGGGTCGAGGCGGCCAAGACCATCCGCGAGGACTATCGCGGCAAGGTCCCCCTGACGGCGCACGTCATGCGCCTCAACCAGGTGATCACCGAGGTCCCCTTCGGCGACGGGACGATAAACGCCCACGTGGACACCACGACCGGAGAGCTGGAGATCGAGCTCGGGCACCTGGAGGGCCCCGATCTGCAGGTGACACTCGACTACGCGACGGCCAAGGCCATCTTCGTGGAGGGCAATCCCCAGGCCGGGATGCAGGCGTTCATGGCCGGCAAGATCAAGGTCGAGGGGGACGTGACCAAGTTGATGGCCATGCAGGCGACCCCACCCGATCCGGGCACACTCGAGCTGGCGGGGCGGATCAAAGAGATCACGGAGTAG